A stretch of Deltaproteobacteria bacterium DNA encodes these proteins:
- a CDS encoding PAS domain S-box protein — protein MSAKPISFGWRLFFDQSVHFMAVLDLDGAILAINKAALEMTGTREDDLVGRAFWDASFWPDRVEAEGVCRDAFTVVRSGRAHRQDATHVTASGVKIVVDFSVAPF, from the coding sequence ATGTCCGCGAAGCCCATATCCTTTGGTTGGAGACTGTTTTTCGACCAAAGCGTGCATTTCATGGCTGTTCTGGATCTGGACGGCGCGATACTGGCCATCAACAAAGCGGCCTTGGAAATGACCGGAACGCGGGAAGATGATCTTGTCGGGCGCGCGTTCTGGGACGCCTCGTTTTGGCCGGACCGCGTCGAGGCCGAGGGCGTGTGCCGGGACGCTTTTACCGTTGTCCGTTCCGGGCGGGCGCACCGTCAGGATGCCACGCATGTCACGGCCTCGGGCGTAAAGATCGTCGTGGATTTTTCGGTGGCCCCTTTT